The sequence GAGAAACTCCCCTTTCTGCATTGCGAAAAAGTAGTCGTAATGCGGGGCAACGGCGCTCCAGTACGGTATCGCCCTGTGGTTTTCCACGAACCAGAAGACAACGGGGATTTTCAGCCCCTCGCGAAGCCTGTCGAGCAACTGCGGGGCGAGGGGCGCCTGCGCCATCACCACTATCACATCCGGCTTGAAATGCTCGGCCCGGGCGGCGATGCGCTCCCCCAGGTAATTGTTGAAAAGAGTCTTGAGCACAGCCTGATGGTGAGCGTCCGGAGTCACTTCCGCTATGGAGCCAAGCTCGGCGGAATGGACCGTGTTGTCCACAAAGTCCACGGTGAACCCAAGTTCGCGCAATGCCCGGGCGGCGGACACAGCGGTGGGAACCGATCCTCCATAGACCGGCCCGGCCACCAGAACCCGCAACCGCAAACGGCAAGCGGCCTGGCGCGCGTAAAACTGCTCGAAAAGGATGTCCCTCTCGCGCCTGTGGAGGCGCGCCGAAGGCTCGTGATCGAGCCATATGGTCTTATTGTAATCAAGCCCCCCGGCGATGGACGCAAAATCCTCCGGAGAGACCAGCGTGATTTTTTCCAGAAGCCCGGCAAGGTTCCTCGCGGCCAGCGCGGCCATCAGCATGGCTGGATCAGGCTCGATGACCGTGACATTGGCGGCCATGTGAACCGCCGGGTCAAGGTGGTAACCGAATCCAAAACCGAACACCACAAGGTCCGCCCCATCCACGACATGGTTTACCTCGGCGAACTTAAGGCCTTCCTCCTCCGGATGATAGGAACTGTGCATCCACGCGCCGCCGGATTTGGGGACGGGCTGGCCCGATTTGCTTGTTTCCACGGTGAAAGCGGCCTTCGCCCCGGCTTTTTGGATACATTCCGCGCAGGAGGCGTTTTTAGCGGACAGGGCTTTCAGGTTTTTTTCAAGCAAGTTCATCTTTTCATATCTCCACCGCCGGACTGTCCGGAGCCCTTCGCCAAAAGCCTGCGCCAGAGGCCCGCATATTTCTGGTCAGGTTCACCGCCCGGTCCGCCGCTTTCTCGAATTTCGCCGCCGTCTCGTATATTTCGGAGAAAAGGACGCGGTACGATTCCATGCTTATCGTGTTCCGGTCGGCGTCGGCCAGCCCGTCCGCCTTGCGCTGTATCGCCTCCACCTTGTCCATTATCATGTCCATGCTCCAGCGGTTGATCTCGGCGAACTTCTGTTTGGTCAGGATTTCCCGGGCGCGCTCTTTCACGTCGTCAAACCTGCTGGCGGCCTGTTGGTCTCCCTTGCTTCCGGAGGCAAGGGATTTTAGCGAGTCTTTCAGCGAATTCAATCCCCTGCCGCATGCGTTTTTTATGAAACGCGCCTCCTCCCGCGCCTCCGTGAACGCGCTGTCCATCGTTCCCCATTCCGGATTTTCAACCGGCGGGCATACGTGTTCAAGCCTCACGGCGGCGTCCGTCATTTTGCCCATCCATCGCTCCATCACCTCCCGCAGGCTGACAGGCTGCGCGCCCTTGATGGCCGCGCCCCCCTCGGTGGCGTTTAGCGCCGTGCAGTCCGAGGCTGAGATAATCAGCTCGAACCATTTGCGCCACGCGTCCATTTTGATATTGGAGAATGTCTTTTCTCCGAAGATATTGACAGCCTCGGTGGAACCGGCCTTCAACGCCG comes from Nitrospinota bacterium and encodes:
- a CDS encoding glycosyltransferase produces the protein MNLLEKNLKALSAKNASCAECIQKAGAKAAFTVETSKSGQPVPKSGGAWMHSSYHPEEEGLKFAEVNHVVDGADLVVFGFGFGYHLDPAVHMAANVTVIEPDPAMLMAALAARNLAGLLEKITLVSPEDFASIAGGLDYNKTIWLDHEPSARLHRRERDILFEQFYARQAACRLRLRVLVAGPVYGGSVPTAVSAARALRELGFTVDFVDNTVHSAELGSIAEVTPDAHHQAVLKTLFNNYLGERIAARAEHFKPDVIVVMAQAPLAPQLLDRLREGLKIPVVFWFVENHRAIPYWSAVAPHYDYFFAMQKGEFLDKLVKAGAPYAAYLPQAADVSVHHPARLSAEDVKKYGSPLSFMGAGYPNRKSFFNGLLDTPLALWGTEWDLHTPLGQRVKNANRRLSPEEYAKIFLASDINLNLHSSTTHTGIDPLRDFVNPRTFEIAACGSFQLVDMRDELPEMFVIGEELATFDSEEELREKIAHYLARPDERRKIAEAGMRRVNFEHTFVNRMASMMSVVIPREEGRIMEARARRKGINDVDSLLARTQDAQLAGFLEKFRGQGNLSLTNVMDSIAKGDGPLSRPEAIFVMIDQILSQG